In Monomorium pharaonis isolate MP-MQ-018 chromosome 3, ASM1337386v2, whole genome shotgun sequence, a genomic segment contains:
- the LOC105832974 gene encoding iodotyrosine deiodinase 1 isoform X1, with amino-acid sequence MTSVRSFHSTSISVASRSSSRVEMFAEYLLPFTIKYFYHLIIVVVSLVLFKKFFGPPAKRKVTVQSGTHAFSASNESTDPSEKVNEDSSDVEPALPRDLKHVPYHYVRKSEKELLSRASEFYRISAARRTLRYFSADPVPKEVIREIIRAAGTAPSGAHTEPWTFVAITDPTTKSQIRDIVEHEEEINYKKRMGVKWTTDLSPLKTNWIKEYLTTAPYLILVFKQTYGFLPNGRKKIHYYHEMSVSIACGILITAIQYAGLVTLTSTPLNCGPAIRNLLGRPSNEKLVLLLPVGYPAEDATVPDLQRKDLSEILVEID; translated from the exons ATGACTTCAGTACGATCGTTTCATTCGACCAGTATATCAGTAGCAAGTCGGTCCTCGTCGCGCGTAGAGATGTTCGCTGAATATCTATTACCCTTCACGATCAAGTATTTCTATCACTTAATCATTGTCGTCGTCTCGttagttttgtttaaaaaattctttggaCCACCAGCCAAGAGAAAAGTGACGGTGCAAAGTGGGACACATGCATTCTCGGCATCCAACGAATCCACGGATCCGAGTGAAA AAGTGAATGAAGATTCATCCGATGTGGAGCCTGCTTTACCACGTGATCTTAAGCATGTACCGTATCACTACGTTCGGAAATCCGAAAAGGAATTATTATCTCGTGCGTCAGAATTTTATCGGATAAGTGCGGCGAGGCGGACCTTAAGATATTTCAGTGCGGATCCCGTACCGAAAGAAGTTATCCGTGAAATTATAAGGGCCGCAG GTACTGCTCCCAGCGGCGCACACACGGAGCCATGGACCTTTGTTGCAATAACAGATCCGACTACGAAATCGCAAATTAGAGATATCGTGGAGCACGAGGAAGaaatcaattacaaaaaaaggatGGGCGTAAAATGGACGACTGATTTGTCCCCATTAAAGACTAATTGGATAAAAGAATACCTCACCACGGCGCCGTACTTGATACTTGTATTCAAGCAAACTTACGGCTTTTTACCAAATGGACGGAAAAAGATTCATTATTATCACGAAATGAGCGTTTCTATCGCGTGTGGAATTCTCATTACCGCTATACAg taCGCCGGATTAGTGACCCTTACATCTACGCCATTAAACTGTGGACCGGCTATACGTAATCTCCTTGGACGTCCATCCAACGAGAAACTAGTGTTACTCCTACCGGTCGGTTATCCAGCCGAAGACGCCACTGTACCCGATTTACAGCGAAAAGATCTGTCCGAGATCTTGGTCGAAATTGATTAA
- the LOC105832974 gene encoding iodotyrosine deiodinase 1 isoform X2, producing MHSRHPTNPRIRVKVMSQRILLHDRQVNEDSSDVEPALPRDLKHVPYHYVRKSEKELLSRASEFYRISAARRTLRYFSADPVPKEVIREIIRAAGTAPSGAHTEPWTFVAITDPTTKSQIRDIVEHEEEINYKKRMGVKWTTDLSPLKTNWIKEYLTTAPYLILVFKQTYGFLPNGRKKIHYYHEMSVSIACGILITAIQYAGLVTLTSTPLNCGPAIRNLLGRPSNEKLVLLLPVGYPAEDATVPDLQRKDLSEILVEID from the exons ATGCATTCTCGGCATCCAACGAATCCACGGATCCGAGTGAAAGTAATGTCACAGCGGATACTTCTACACGACAGAC AAGTGAATGAAGATTCATCCGATGTGGAGCCTGCTTTACCACGTGATCTTAAGCATGTACCGTATCACTACGTTCGGAAATCCGAAAAGGAATTATTATCTCGTGCGTCAGAATTTTATCGGATAAGTGCGGCGAGGCGGACCTTAAGATATTTCAGTGCGGATCCCGTACCGAAAGAAGTTATCCGTGAAATTATAAGGGCCGCAG GTACTGCTCCCAGCGGCGCACACACGGAGCCATGGACCTTTGTTGCAATAACAGATCCGACTACGAAATCGCAAATTAGAGATATCGTGGAGCACGAGGAAGaaatcaattacaaaaaaaggatGGGCGTAAAATGGACGACTGATTTGTCCCCATTAAAGACTAATTGGATAAAAGAATACCTCACCACGGCGCCGTACTTGATACTTGTATTCAAGCAAACTTACGGCTTTTTACCAAATGGACGGAAAAAGATTCATTATTATCACGAAATGAGCGTTTCTATCGCGTGTGGAATTCTCATTACCGCTATACAg taCGCCGGATTAGTGACCCTTACATCTACGCCATTAAACTGTGGACCGGCTATACGTAATCTCCTTGGACGTCCATCCAACGAGAAACTAGTGTTACTCCTACCGGTCGGTTATCCAGCCGAAGACGCCACTGTACCCGATTTACAGCGAAAAGATCTGTCCGAGATCTTGGTCGAAATTGATTAA
- the LOC105832973 gene encoding zinc finger protein ubi-d4 A isoform X3, protein MTTVAISPAMAHGNSGIIQVVNESNLSKIESFLNDTAYREAIENSSNYNSRLCRERRLRMPFLDSQTGVAQNHSALFMSSRERLPGLLHGQIYTYPSKRWRKKRRQYLMHYLHPKRPRGDIEDGTEGVETITHVNDDSKDSVALKDEHSKDAWYYDEQDMLDMDAYEEPDPDSDYDYEESYSSKRKRRKTRGGGHHPARSHPPSTDTPGGKRTKGGGRGRKKTNYDSVDTDKPFVCDLCSARYKTRPGLVYHYGHSHSTSSGDPAKELSPSPAEVEPRSVADTAASNQPGGTRRGRQNATSSNTSSPSPATPTVAPAAGTVSQPQQSQQQQQQQLQSTVQTPVAPASPTVPATKEDHLPAASSPGGTAVSSLPSAESAGTTGGPPTPGGPTAEKKAGGKSSAAQPSPYCDFCLGDAQQNKKTGGSEELVSCSDCGRSAVNIVKDVK, encoded by the exons ATGACGACGGTGGCGATCTCCCCAGCTATGGCTCACGGTAACAGCGGAATAATACAGGTGGTGAACGAGAGCAATCTGAGCAAGATCGAGAG CTTCCTCAACGATACGGCTTACCGAGAAGCCATTGAGAATTCCTCCAATTACAATAGCCGACTGTGCCGGGAACGACGTCTCCGCATGCCCTTCCTCGACTCGCAGACAG GTGTCGCACAAAATCACTCCGCCCTTTTTATGTCCTCAAGAGAAAGATTACCAGGCTTATTACACGGTCAGATTTATACCTATCCAAGTAAACGATGGCGAAAGAAACGCCGGCAATATTTAATGCATTACCTACATCCAAAACGACCAAGGGGAGATATAGAGGATGGAACAGAAGGTGTGGAAACTATTACACATGTAAATGATGACAGCAAAGATTCAGTGGCACTTAAAG acGAGCACAGCAAAGACGCTTGGTATTATGATGAACAAGACATGTTAGACATGGATGCTTATGAAGAACCTGATCCTGATAGTGACTACGATTATGAGGAGAGTTACAGCAGTAAACGGAAACGCAGAAAAACTCGGGGAGGTGGTCATCATCCTGCTCGTAGTCATCCACCTTCTACAGATACTCCTGGTGGAAAACGTACAAAA gGTGGTGGCCGTGGACGTAAAAAGACCAACTACGACTCTGTTGACACTGATAAACCATTCGTTTGTGACC TATGCAGCGCACGGTATAAGACCAGACCCGGTCTGGTCTACCATTACGGTCATTCCCACTCTACTTCCTCCGGTGATCCTGCTAAGGAACTAAGTCCCAGTCCTGCCGAAGTTGAACCTAGGAGCGTTGCAGACACCGCTGCTTCGAACCAGCCAG GTGGTACACGTCGGGGTCGTCAGAACGCTACCTCCTCGAATACCTCAAGTCCTTCCCCGGCGACGCCTACCGTTGCACCCGCTGCGGGAACGGTGTCGCAGCCGCAGCAGtcgcagcagcaacagcagcagcagctgcAGTCGACCGTGCAGACGCCCGTCGCCCCGGCGTCGCCCACTGTCCCGGCGACTAAAGAAGATCACCTACCGGCGGCGTCTTCGCCCGGCGGCACCGCCGTCTCCTCGCTGCCGTCCGCGGAAAGCGCGGGTACGACCGGCGGCCCGCCCACCCCCGGTGGACCGACCGCGGAGAAGAAGGCCGGCGGCAAGTCGTCCGCGGCGCAGCCGTCTCCGTACTGCGACTTCTGCCTGGGTGACGCGCAGCAGAACAAGAAGACCGGCGGTTCCGAGGAACTGGTGTCGTGCAGCGACTGCGGCCGCTCAG CTGTTAATATCGTGAAAGACGTTAAGTAA
- the LOC105832973 gene encoding zinc finger protein DPF3 isoform X2, protein MTTVAISPAMAHGNSGIIQVVNESNLSKIESFLNDTAYREAIENSSNYNSRLCRERRLRMPFLDSQTGVAQNHSALFMSSRERLPGLLHGQIYTYPSKRWRKKRRQYLMHYLHPKRPRGDIEDGTEGVETITHVNDDSKDSVALKDEHSKDAWYYDEQDMLDMDAYEEPDPDSDYDYEESYSSKRKRRKTRGGGHHPARSHPPSTDTPGGKRTKGGGRGRKKTNYDSVDTDKPFVCDRGTRRGRQNATSSNTSSPSPATPTVAPAAGTVSQPQQSQQQQQQQLQSTVQTPVAPASPTVPATKEDHLPAASSPGGTAVSSLPSAESAGTTGGPPTPGGPTAEKKAGGKSSAAQPSPYCDFCLGDAQQNKKTGGSEELVSCSDCGRSGHPTCLQFTANMIVSVRKYRWQCIECKCCSICGTSDNDDQLLFCDDCDRGYHMYCLAPPLASPPEGSWSCRLCIAEFHRRD, encoded by the exons ATGACGACGGTGGCGATCTCCCCAGCTATGGCTCACGGTAACAGCGGAATAATACAGGTGGTGAACGAGAGCAATCTGAGCAAGATCGAGAG CTTCCTCAACGATACGGCTTACCGAGAAGCCATTGAGAATTCCTCCAATTACAATAGCCGACTGTGCCGGGAACGACGTCTCCGCATGCCCTTCCTCGACTCGCAGACAG GTGTCGCACAAAATCACTCCGCCCTTTTTATGTCCTCAAGAGAAAGATTACCAGGCTTATTACACGGTCAGATTTATACCTATCCAAGTAAACGATGGCGAAAGAAACGCCGGCAATATTTAATGCATTACCTACATCCAAAACGACCAAGGGGAGATATAGAGGATGGAACAGAAGGTGTGGAAACTATTACACATGTAAATGATGACAGCAAAGATTCAGTGGCACTTAAAG acGAGCACAGCAAAGACGCTTGGTATTATGATGAACAAGACATGTTAGACATGGATGCTTATGAAGAACCTGATCCTGATAGTGACTACGATTATGAGGAGAGTTACAGCAGTAAACGGAAACGCAGAAAAACTCGGGGAGGTGGTCATCATCCTGCTCGTAGTCATCCACCTTCTACAGATACTCCTGGTGGAAAACGTACAAAA gGTGGTGGCCGTGGACGTAAAAAGACCAACTACGACTCTGTTGACACTGATAAACCATTCGTTTGTGACC GTGGTACACGTCGGGGTCGTCAGAACGCTACCTCCTCGAATACCTCAAGTCCTTCCCCGGCGACGCCTACCGTTGCACCCGCTGCGGGAACGGTGTCGCAGCCGCAGCAGtcgcagcagcaacagcagcagcagctgcAGTCGACCGTGCAGACGCCCGTCGCCCCGGCGTCGCCCACTGTCCCGGCGACTAAAGAAGATCACCTACCGGCGGCGTCTTCGCCCGGCGGCACCGCCGTCTCCTCGCTGCCGTCCGCGGAAAGCGCGGGTACGACCGGCGGCCCGCCCACCCCCGGTGGACCGACCGCGGAGAAGAAGGCCGGCGGCAAGTCGTCCGCGGCGCAGCCGTCTCCGTACTGCGACTTCTGCCTGGGTGACGCGCAGCAGAACAAGAAGACCGGCGGTTCCGAGGAACTGGTGTCGTGCAGCGACTGCGGCCGCTCAG GGCATCCAACTTGTTTGCAATTCACTGCAAACATGATCGTTTCTGTTCGCAAGTACAGGTGGCAGTGTATCGAATGCAAATGTTGCTCTATTTGCGGCACCTCGGACAACGAT GATCAGTTGCTGTTCTGTGACGATTGTGATCGTGGCTACCACATGTATTGCCTGGCTCCGCCTCTTGCGTCACCTCCCGAGGGCTCCTGGTCTTGCCGCCTATGCATAGCCGAATTTCATCGCCGTGATTAA
- the LOC105832973 gene encoding zinc finger protein ubi-d4 A isoform X1, whose protein sequence is MTTVAISPAMAHGNSGIIQVVNESNLSKIESFLNDTAYREAIENSSNYNSRLCRERRLRMPFLDSQTGVAQNHSALFMSSRERLPGLLHGQIYTYPSKRWRKKRRQYLMHYLHPKRPRGDIEDGTEGVETITHVNDDSKDSVALKDEHSKDAWYYDEQDMLDMDAYEEPDPDSDYDYEESYSSKRKRRKTRGGGHHPARSHPPSTDTPGGKRTKGGGRGRKKTNYDSVDTDKPFVCDLCSARYKTRPGLVYHYGHSHSTSSGDPAKELSPSPAEVEPRSVADTAASNQPGGTRRGRQNATSSNTSSPSPATPTVAPAAGTVSQPQQSQQQQQQQLQSTVQTPVAPASPTVPATKEDHLPAASSPGGTAVSSLPSAESAGTTGGPPTPGGPTAEKKAGGKSSAAQPSPYCDFCLGDAQQNKKTGGSEELVSCSDCGRSGHPTCLQFTANMIVSVRKYRWQCIECKCCSICGTSDNDDQLLFCDDCDRGYHMYCLAPPLASPPEGSWSCRLCIAEFHRRD, encoded by the exons ATGACGACGGTGGCGATCTCCCCAGCTATGGCTCACGGTAACAGCGGAATAATACAGGTGGTGAACGAGAGCAATCTGAGCAAGATCGAGAG CTTCCTCAACGATACGGCTTACCGAGAAGCCATTGAGAATTCCTCCAATTACAATAGCCGACTGTGCCGGGAACGACGTCTCCGCATGCCCTTCCTCGACTCGCAGACAG GTGTCGCACAAAATCACTCCGCCCTTTTTATGTCCTCAAGAGAAAGATTACCAGGCTTATTACACGGTCAGATTTATACCTATCCAAGTAAACGATGGCGAAAGAAACGCCGGCAATATTTAATGCATTACCTACATCCAAAACGACCAAGGGGAGATATAGAGGATGGAACAGAAGGTGTGGAAACTATTACACATGTAAATGATGACAGCAAAGATTCAGTGGCACTTAAAG acGAGCACAGCAAAGACGCTTGGTATTATGATGAACAAGACATGTTAGACATGGATGCTTATGAAGAACCTGATCCTGATAGTGACTACGATTATGAGGAGAGTTACAGCAGTAAACGGAAACGCAGAAAAACTCGGGGAGGTGGTCATCATCCTGCTCGTAGTCATCCACCTTCTACAGATACTCCTGGTGGAAAACGTACAAAA gGTGGTGGCCGTGGACGTAAAAAGACCAACTACGACTCTGTTGACACTGATAAACCATTCGTTTGTGACC TATGCAGCGCACGGTATAAGACCAGACCCGGTCTGGTCTACCATTACGGTCATTCCCACTCTACTTCCTCCGGTGATCCTGCTAAGGAACTAAGTCCCAGTCCTGCCGAAGTTGAACCTAGGAGCGTTGCAGACACCGCTGCTTCGAACCAGCCAG GTGGTACACGTCGGGGTCGTCAGAACGCTACCTCCTCGAATACCTCAAGTCCTTCCCCGGCGACGCCTACCGTTGCACCCGCTGCGGGAACGGTGTCGCAGCCGCAGCAGtcgcagcagcaacagcagcagcagctgcAGTCGACCGTGCAGACGCCCGTCGCCCCGGCGTCGCCCACTGTCCCGGCGACTAAAGAAGATCACCTACCGGCGGCGTCTTCGCCCGGCGGCACCGCCGTCTCCTCGCTGCCGTCCGCGGAAAGCGCGGGTACGACCGGCGGCCCGCCCACCCCCGGTGGACCGACCGCGGAGAAGAAGGCCGGCGGCAAGTCGTCCGCGGCGCAGCCGTCTCCGTACTGCGACTTCTGCCTGGGTGACGCGCAGCAGAACAAGAAGACCGGCGGTTCCGAGGAACTGGTGTCGTGCAGCGACTGCGGCCGCTCAG GGCATCCAACTTGTTTGCAATTCACTGCAAACATGATCGTTTCTGTTCGCAAGTACAGGTGGCAGTGTATCGAATGCAAATGTTGCTCTATTTGCGGCACCTCGGACAACGAT GATCAGTTGCTGTTCTGTGACGATTGTGATCGTGGCTACCACATGTATTGCCTGGCTCCGCCTCTTGCGTCACCTCCCGAGGGCTCCTGGTCTTGCCGCCTATGCATAGCCGAATTTCATCGCCGTGATTAA